The Armatimonadota bacterium genome segment CTCCGAGGCGAACACGGCGATTGTCGCGGAGGGTATAGGGTTCCCGGTAGAGCGCGATCTCGCCCACTGGTCTGGCGGAGGTGCGGTACTGCCAGACGATGCGGCCCTGCCGATCCAACGCATAGATGAAACCGTCATCGGCACCGAATACCACGCGGGCCGCAGGCGTGACGATGGGTACGGTATTGACGGCTCCGCCTGCCAGGAAGCGCCACTCCTCGACCCCTACAATGCCCTCTCGCATGAGAGGCGGACGGATGCAGACGAGATGCCCGGCTTCGGTGCCGGCGTAGACTCGTTCTCCTTGAGCCGCGAGCGCTGAAGTGACTCGCGAACCCACTGCGGCACGCCAGAGGGGAGCTCCCGTGTCGATGTTCACGGCGTAGACGGCCGCATCGTCTCCGCCCACGTAGACCCGTCCTGGACCCGCAACCGGTCCGCCACGGGCAGCGGCGCGAGCGTCGAAGGACCAGGCAACTTCAGCCGGGGGACGGAAGGCTTCCGCGTGCGCGCCAACCATGGCGGCGATGAGGAGTGCGATGAGCACGGCGTTGAGCGGGTGGCGCATATCTCTGCCTCCGAATCACGGCATTACGGCGGCAAGGCCGACTGACCGTCGGACGGGCATCGGCGTCGTGTGTATATTTGTGCAAGTTATGCTATCGATTCTTTTACAATTATAGGTCGCTGGAGGCCGGTGGTCAACCATTTTGCGTGGCTACCAGACACAGGCAAGACGCGTCTTCTGGTACAGCTAAGCCGGCACGGGACTGACGCAGGTCGCCTGCTGCACGCGCGGGCCAGGTGAACAGCGTGGCATCCTGAGTGGCGGCCGGAGATCGCTGACCGAGAAGACGAAGCCGACAGCGCAGCCGCGGTCCGGTGCACTGATGGCGCAAGCAAGATTAGGTGCATATCGACGAGAATCACGCAGGAATCCGGGAAGTGACCGTAGAATAATCGATAGCTATCGAAGCGGACGAGGGATGGACTCCGTCCTCCAATTCCGTCTCTTTACGGGAGGGACACGGTCATGTCGAGAGAAGTGCGTGTCGGTCTGGTCGGGTACAATTTCATGGGTCGGGCGCACAGCAATGCCTACCGTCAGGTCCCGTTCTACTTCCCGGAAGTCAGAGCGGTTCCTGTGATGAAGGTGCTGTGTGGGCGGACCAAAGATCGTCTGGAAATGTTCGCGAAGCAGTTCCAGTGGCAGGAGACCGAGACGAAGTATGAGCGGCTGCTGGAGCGGGATGACATCGACTTGGTGGACATCACCTCTCCCAACAACCAGCACGTGGAGATGGTGATCGCGGCGGCAAAGGCGGGCAAGCACGTCTTCTGCGAGAAGCCGCTGGCGACGAACCTCGCGGATGCGAAGAAAGCGCTGAAGGCGGTGCAGGATGCGGGCGTACTGCATATGCTCTGCCACAATTACCGCCGCGCCCCGGCATGCAGCCTGGCCAAGAAAATGATCGAGAACGGCGACCTGGGCGAGATCTACCACTGGCGGGCGCTGTACCTGCAGGACTGGCTCATGTCGCCGAGCACGCCGATGATGTGGCGGGTGCAGAAGAAAATCGCCGGGTCCGGTTCACTGGGCGACCTGATGGCGCACAGCATCGACATGGCGCTATGGCTGCTGGGTGGGATCGAAGAGGTAGCCTGCACCATGAAGACGTTCATCAAGAAGCGGCCGAAGCTTGCGCAGGTGGATACGGGGCTCGGTGGAAAGGCTGCCGAAGGCGCGCCAATGGGGACAGTAGACGTCGATGACGGCGTCATCACCCTGGCGAAGTTCGCGAACGGCGCCCTTGGGACCTTCGAAGCAACCCGATTCGCGGCCGGCCGGAAGAACTACAACTGGTTCGAGGTGAATGGCTCCAAGGGTAGCGTGGTGTTCAATCTGGAAACCATGAACGAACTCCTGTACTACAACGCCGGCGACCCCGAGGACCGGCTGGGCTTCCGAGTGATCCAGGCGACGGCGGACTGCCACCCGATGATGTCCCATCCGGCAGGAGGGCCGCGGTACTGGCCGGTGGCGCATATCATCGGCTACGAGCACACCTTCATCAACACGGTCGCGGACCTGATGAACAACATCGCCGACGGCGAGATGCCGTGGCCGAACTTTGAGGACGGCTGCAAGACCCAGGCCGTTCTGGAAGCCTGCACTATTGCGGACAAGAGCAAGAAGTGGGAGAAGGTTCCGAAGGTGTAGCGAAGGCAGGTGACCAAGACCGAGACCGAGACGTTTCACCGTTGTGGAAGAGCGTGACGAGGACGGCGTGCTGATCGCGCGCGTCCCCAGCCTGCCCGGCTGCCATAGGTATGCGCACGACTCGGATGAATTTCCCGCGCGGCTGCGGGAGGTCGTGGAGTTGTGCCTGGCCGACGATGAGGACGCGCCGAGCAGAGCCTGTGAGGGTGACCAGGAGTTGGTCGGTGCAGTCCAGTTGGGGCTCGCGTAGTGGGGCGGCTGCGGGTCATTTCCGCGCGTGAAATGGTTCGGCTTCTTGAGCGCCTAGGTTTCGTGGTCGCCAGACAAGGCGGGGCGCACAAGCGGCGCGTTCACCCCGACGCACGCCGGACGATCGTGGCGGACCAGGGCGCGACCCGGCCCGGAGCACGATTCGGGCCATTTTGGCGGATGTCGGGCTCAGCGTGCAGGAATACGACGACCTCGCAGCGAGGTTCTAAGACCGAGGGCACAGCAACCACTGCGCCGTCCGCGAGGCATCACGAGCTGCAGCGTGAGAGCTGAGTTCAGCGCGTCAGACTGCGTCAGATCATACAAAGGGAGGACAAATGCAATGAAGATCGGTTCACTGTCGGCCGCATGGAGTGCTCAACCGTTGGAGGAAGTGCTGGACTTCTTCGCAGGCGCAGGCTTGCAGGCCGTTGAGCTGGGCGCGGGGGCATACCCCGGCAATGCTCACTGCAATGCCGCCGAACTGAACAAGAATGCGAAGAAGCGCGAGGCCCTCGCGAAAGCCGTGGAAAGCCGGGGCATGGTCATTTCGGCTCTGAGCGTTCACGGCAACCCGCTGCACCCGAATGAGGCCATTGCCAAGGAGCACCATGATGCCTGGCGCGAGGCGGCAAAGCTCGCGAACAGCCTGGGCGTCAAGTGCATCAACGGCTTCTCCGGCCTGCCCGGCGGCGCACCCGGGGACAAGGTCCCGAACTGGGTCGTTGCTCCCTGGCCCGAGGACCATCTCGCGGCGCTGAATTACCAGTGGGACGTTGCCGCGAAGTACTGGAAAGCCGAAGCAAAGATCATGGAAAAGATGGACGTCTGCTTCTGCTTCGAGATGCACCCGAACTTCCTGGTCTACAATCCGGAGACACTGGTGAAACTCCGGGAGGTCGCCGGGTCGGACCGCATCTGCGCGAACTTCGACCCCTCGCACTTGTTCTGGCAGGGCATCGACCCGTCCGCGGCGCTGCGCTGGCTGGGTGAGAAGGCCAAGGGCGCGCGGTCCTTCATCCAGCACTTCCACGCCAAGGACAGCTTGGTTTACCAGTGGAACGCTAAGGTCAACGGTGTGCTGGACACCAAGCACTACGGCGATGAGATCAACCGCGGCTGGATCTTCCGCACGGTCGGCTACGGTCATGACGCGGGCGTATGGAAGGACATGCTGAGCACCCTGCGAATGGTGGGCTACGATGGCGTCCTGTCCATCGAGCACGAGGACAGCCTGATGAGCAGCAATGAGGGCTTCCTGAAGGCCATCGCGTTCCTCAAGGAGGCCGCAATCTTTGAGGAGAGGGGCGAGATGACCTGGGCGTAGCCGCTCGCTCGGTATGAACGACACACACGCGGGGGAGAGCCATCTCTATGTCTGGTTCTCCCTCGCTTGCTTTGACAGCGGGCGAGGCCCCTTTGTACAATGCTGGGCGAGATGATCCCCAGTAATCCTCCTTATGGGATGGTGACCCGATGATCCGCTCCGTCCCTGGCGTGCTCCTCTTCGCCCTGACGCTGACGCCTTTGATCTGCGCAGCCCAGGAACTCGCCGGACTGTCGCCCGCTACCGTGCGCGCCATGGCTGCAGACGGCAAGGACCTGTCCGGTTCGTCCCTCTCGGGCCTGGACCTGTCCGCACTGCAGCTTGCCAATGCCAGGGCAGTACAGACCAACTGGACGAACGCGATTCTGCGCGGGGCGACGTTCCGCCTAGTGGATATGCAGGATGCGCGGTTTGACGAGGTGATTGCGCGCGGGGCGGTGTTCGACGGGTGCGTCCTCGTGAACGCAACATTGCGCCACGCCGATCTCTCGGGTGCGCAGTTCCTCAATGCCCAGCTTGCGGGTGCGGATTTCACAGGCAGCCGACTGCGCGGAGCGGAGTTCGAGGGTTGTACGTACTCGCGCACTGGCGGGTTCCATGCCGGAGCGGTGGCGGCGGCGCTGGGCGCACTGTCTGCGGGTGAGCAGCTGACCGGCGCGCAGACGCTGTCGGCCGACCTTGCCGCCGGATTGACGGGCGAGCCTTTCGCTTTCGTGTATGACACCGAGGACCCCACGCGCTGGCCCATGGCACCCTTCACGGAAAGCCCGGTGCGGGCGGCGGCCATGACCGCGGGACATAATGCGAAGGCGATCTACGACGCGTCGCCGGCCGACGCTCTCCAGACGCTCACGCGGTCGCTGAAGGCGGGGAAGATCTGCTTGCTTCCGGTATCACTGCAAGGCGAGGAGATGAGTGGGAGCGACTTCGACCGGGCGTTCTGGGGCGCAGCAGTGGCCTACAATGACAACGTGAAGCCACCCCGCATTGTGGTGATCGTGCCGCCCTTCGGAAAGAGGGAGTATGAGCCGGGGGACCTTGTCAGTCGATGGTCCGGGCCCTGGCCGACCCTTGAGCCGGCCGGGGCGGAGCGCTCCCAAGCCAAGTTCCCGCTGTACGTACTTACCCGGGGACCTGAGTCGCGTTCCATGCGGACCACCGTTCTCTGGGCGCTGGAACAGGCGATTGCGATGGTGCGCGAACCGCGGACATACGCAACGCTGGTCCCGGGGCTGGCGGGGTTGAAGCGTCTCGCTGGCGACCTGCAGTTGGCGTCGCAGCCCGAGACCGATCCGGGTTTTCTGGCCAGACTGGCGCCGTGGTCCGGCAGGCCGCGGGACCTCCTGATCAGTGCGCGCAAGGCCGCCGCCGACTTCCTGGATGCGGCGTCTGCGCAGATGCTGGAAGCCGACCGTCCGCTGCTGAACCAGGCGGCGGGGCTCTATCGGGGCGAGGCCCAGATCCTCGAGGAGAACTTCCCGGCGCTGAACGGCGAGCAGGGAGCGCCTCTCGAGGTGCAGCGACAGAGCTTCGCGAAAGCCGCGGCGGTGATCAACGAGGCGGTGCGGATTGAGAGCACTGCTGCCGAAGTACTCGAGCAGGTTGGAAAGCAATAGCGGAGTACCGGGCGGAGCAGAGCGCGGGGGATGGCGATGATGCCCCAAAACGCCTGCGAATATGAGTGCCTGAAGCGAATCGCCGATGGCTGCGCGCCGGAGACTGATGATGCTGCGCTGCAGGAACTCGTCCAGACGGGGCTGGCCAGGTGGATCGATCCTGAGACCTGCGCACTGGTAAGGCGCCATGCAGAGCTGTTGCGTATTGCCGAAGCGCTCCGGGCCAATGCGGCCCGGCGCGAGAAGCCCGGCGGGTTGCGGTCGATGTTGGTGAAGCTCTCTCCGCCGGCGCGCGCAGCTGCACGCAGCGAGGCCGATGCACTGCGGGCTGCGGCCGATGGGGCCACGGATGAGGCGAAGGAGCAGTGGCTGGAGCTGTCAAAGCGCGGCGCGGTGGATCTGGATTTGGACCTGTGCGCGACCGCCGGCGACGGCGCGGTCCAGATCACCGATACGGGACGCGAGACGGTCAGAAGCTGGCTGTGGTCTGATGAATACGAGCGCGAGATGCCCCGGGATGGCCGACTGGCTGCCCGGGTTTGTGCTTTTCGGTCGGTGCGTGGGGAACTGCTGGAGGTCGGGCACACGCCGGATGCGCGGCTTGATCTTGCGGCCGCCGTCGTGAGCCGGTACGACACGAATGCGGCGCGGCTGCGGGAACTCAACCGCTTGGCGACTCAGCACCGCTGGCTCAATTACGACCGCTTGCCGGTGCTGGCGAAGCTCTGCCGGTGGAAGGATGACCCGGGCGAGTTGTGGGAGCGCTTTCTCGACGCCAACCGGCTCATGAACCGTGATTGGTGCGCGGGCCTGTATGAGACCCGGCTGGCAACGGTATGTCTCATGTGCGCCGGCGCGGTGAACGACGCGGCTATTGATCGTTGCTGGGAAGTGCTCAAGCGACTGCGGATGCAGGGCTGGTCGCTGGGCCCCAGCAGCGAGCCGGTGGCGGCCCGGTTATGCGCTCTGCGTCTGTCACCGACGCAGATTGCGGCGCGTGTGGAGAGCCTCTGGGCATCGCTCAAGGAGCGCGCGACTGACACAACGCCATGTGACGCGCTGGCGGCGTCGGTGGCGGCGGACTGGAACCTGCACCCGCTGGCAGCCAGACGAGACAGCGCTGAACTGACGCAGGAGCGGTCCGCGTTTCACGACTACCTGGACCGTTTCGACGAGACCGCAGCGCTGCTGGGACCGGAGTATGACGCGGGTGGACCATGGGTGGAGATTTCGGCGACACTGGCTCTCATGCCGGGTACGGTCGACGGGAATGTGAGACGACTCCTGCTGGTGGCTGGGGAACTGGGGGAGGTCTCCACGCCGAACCGCATGGTAATTGGGCTGCTCCTGTGCGACGCAGTCTGTGGCGAGTGGATGGACTGCGGGCGATTGGCGTGGGAGATCGGGTCAATGCTGGTGATTTCGGAGCCGACGTCGGCGTTCACGGCATACACGAGAACCAGCCCGATGTGGGCACGCGCAGCGGCAGGAGCGGCACCGGACAAGGGACCGGGCCAAGTGAGCGTCCCGTGAGGACTGACGGGAGCGGCAGGCCTCACCCAGGCCGCACAGACGAACTGCCGGGCCGGATGGGTCACTCGGACGGCGAAGGCCAACGGCTGGAAGTCCCTCTGACCGGCTACTTGGCCGTATGCTCCTGGCAGCGGCGGATGAGCCACTCGAGATCCTTGAGGGCGTCCGGCCGGCGGGCTTCGCGACGCCACAGGGCGATGTACCCGCGCAGGATGTCCCCGATGCGCGAGACTGTCATCCCCCAGTGCTTCAGGAACCAGTCGAGGGGCACCAGGCCTTGCTCCGGGTCCACTAGGCGGGCGATGAGGTTCATCTGCTCGCAGAAGGCGCGCACGTCCAAGCCCTCGATCTCCCGTACCGGCTCAGACATGGTCTCAAGGGCGCGGATCTCGCCCCGATGCTTTTCGATAATGGTGGCAATCCAGACCGCAAAGAGGCCTTCGGTGCGGTCCTCAGGCTTGTCGAGCATGTCGCCCAGGACGTTGAGGCGTTCCCTCATGTCCAGAAGCTGCCGGTCTGCGGCTTCGGCCTGAGCGCGGGCGGCATTGGAGACGGATCGCACTTGTTCCAGCATCTCCCTCAGTGCCGCGGTCTCCCGGGCAAGATCCTCACGGAAGACCACATCGGACGCCTGCGCCTGGGAAGTCGACGCGAGAGCCCCCGATTGTCCAAGGGCATCCAGCGCCTGGCGCGCTTCAGATGCAGCCCGGGCGGCGTCTTCCGCGTGTCTCCGGGCGTCCCGGGCGACGTCCTTCACCTGGGATAGGTGGAGCTGGAATTGGGCGTCGGAGGGGGATTCTGAGGAGGGCGCCTCCGGCGGCCGGACCTGCCGTTGCGCTTCGCGCACGGAGGCCAGTACATACCAGACGGTGCCCGCGGCGATGAGCAGCTGCAGGATGAAGCCGAGCCAGGGGCTCATGGGTGACCTCCACGGGTGTGGGTCGAATGCCTTATTCCGCCGACCGCTGGGCCTCCTCCATAGCGATCTGGGTCCAGCGGTCGAAGCGCAAGGGCTGGTGATTGCAGGTGTGGGTGTCTTTCAGGATGATCTCCAGGATACAGCCATGTTCGCGAGCGATATCGCAGGTCTCGCGGATATCCTGGCGCACCCAGTCTTCGTCGAACTGGATGCCCGCAAGGGGCGCCGGATTGGGCTTCCAGGAATAGATGACGTCACTCTTGAGCTTTTCGGCGCTCATGCGCTTGTCTGCCCAGGGGCTGATGGATACCCGCCGCAGGCGCGGTACCCGGGCCCTCAGGAAGTCGAGTTTCAGGTGCAAGGGCTCGCAACAGCCGTAGCAGTTGAGCCCGAAGCGCTCCAGGATGGGCAGCTGGTAACGCAGCACGTACTCCTCATGCATGGCCGGTGAGACTTCGGACATGGTCTGGGCTTCGCAGAAACCCCAGAGGTCCTTGAGGCGCACATGCCCTGTGAAGTCCTCCGCCGGGAGCTCGTTCGTGAAGCCAAATCCACCCGACCCCACGTAATCATTCCCATTGTTGAGTGAAAGCAATCCCGCTTCCGCGAGGGCATCGAGCCAGGCGAGCTTGCCCTCCATAAGACGGCGCATGCCCGCGTGGACCATTTCGGGGAAATCCGCCATGTCCATGTAGGTCTGGGTGATTCCACGCAGATTGGTCCATTCGTCGATGAGGCCGAGAGCCCACCAGAAGCGACCATGCAGCTTCACGTCGAGGATGTCGCCGAAAAGGTCCTGGTAGAAGGCCAAGCGACGTTTGGATTCATCTTCGTCGTGATGGATGGTGGGTGTCTGGATGCGTTCTACATCTTCCAGGGTCTTGACGGGTGCATCCCAGACATAGGCGCCGCGGGACTCCTCGGGCCTGTGGTACTCCGCCCCGATGCCCCAGCCGGTGCTATGAACAGCGTAGGGCACGAGGAACTGGTCGTCGCAGACTTGATCATCCATGAAATGCTCGAATGCGTAGATCCGGGTGCGCAGGCCGCGCTCAAGCCCCCGGGCGTCATCGTCTTCGCAGACGAGGTCGGAATCCAGGATGAGTTCGATCCACGAGCCTTCTGGGGAGCAGTACACCAGGGGACGCTGTGACTGCAGCCCGTTTTGGGCGTACCAGAGGCTCCGACGCTGGTCCTGAACTGGGTCGGCGGCGATTTCGGCGATGCGGCGCGCGAGGTCGCGCAGGATGCTCCGGTCGGCTGGGGTCATTGGCACAAGGCTCCTTGGGTGGGTTAGTCCGGCAGGACCTCCTGAATGGACTTGAGCACATCGCTTGCGACCAAACCGCGCTCGCCGTCTTTCCCCGCCGCGTCACCGGCGAGGCCGTGGTAATACGCCCCAGCGATTGCGGCGGACTCGGGACCTGCGCCTGCGGCAAGAAGCGCGCCGACCATTCCGGTGAGTACGTCGCCCATTCCGCCGGATGCCATGCCCGAGTTTCCCGTGGTGTTAATCCACACCTCCCCAGACGGCTGGGCGATCACGCTGGCAGCGCCCTTGAGGAGGACGACTGCCTGAGTCTCGCGGGCGGCGCGCCGGGCAGCATCGACGCGGTTCTCCTGGACGGCCTCGATTGTCGACGTCATGAGCCGGGCCAACTCCCCCGGGTGGGGGGTGATCACCGTCGGCGCAGAGCGGGATGCGATAGCCTGCGGAGACCCCTCCAGAGCGTTCAGACCATCGGCATCCAACACTAGGGGCACGGTGATGGAGGGCACCAGTTCGCGTACCAGCGCGAAAGTCTCAGGGTTCTGCGACAGCCCCGGCCCCAGCGCCACGGCGTCGCTGCGTTCTGCGAGTTCGAGAATCCTCGCGGTTGCAGCGGTGGAGAGGGAGCGCTCCAGCGTCTCCGGAAGGGGCACGGTCATGGCCTCGGTGCACTTCTCCTCGAGGATATCGTTCAGGCTCTCGGGACAGCCGACAGTGACCAACCCGGCGCCCGTTCGCATGGCAGCCTGGGCACAGAGCGCTGCGGCTCCAGTCATGCCCACCGACCCGGCAAGCACAAGGAGGCGGCCGGCATCGCCCTTGTGGATGTCGTCAGCGCGCGCAGGCAGCAGGAATGACGCGATCGGTTCGGTCACAAGATTGGCAGAGATGGTGGTGGAGAATGTGAGGCTGCGGGGGATGCCGATCTCGGCCAGGCGCAGACTGCCGCAGAATGTGGCTCCGGGGTGTTGGACCAGCCCGAGCTTGATGGCGCCGAAAGTCACGGTGATGTCAGCGATCACCGCAACACCCGCGACCTGCCCGGTGTCGGCGTTGATGCCGGATGGGATATCCGCACTGACGACGCTGGCGCCGGAATCATTGATGGCCTCGATCGCCGCGCGGGGAAGCCCGTGGACCTCCCCAGAGATGCCGGTGCCCAGAATGGCGTCCACGACGATGTCTGCGCGTCCAAGCATGGCGCGCACGGCCTCCAGATCGGCGTTTTCGGTGATTGCTACGCCCATGTTCCGGGCTATGCGGAAGTTTGCGGCGGCATCGCCGGCCATGTCGGCACCGTTGCACAAGAGGGCCACGCGCACGTTGGTTCCGTCATTGGTGAGGTGACGAGCCGCGACCAGGCCGTCCCCGCCGTTGTTGCCCTTGCCGCAAACCACGACGACCCTGGCGCCCGGCATCTCTCGAATCAATTCCCGCACAGCATCGGCAACCTGAACCCCCGCATTCTCCATGAGCAGTATGCCGGGAATCCCGTACTTGTCTATGGTGGCGGCGTCTATCTTGCGCATCTGCTCGGCGGTGACCAGTTTCATGCTTTGTATCTCCGTTTCGGATCGAGACTGCCTCAAGTGCGGCGCAAGCACGTCCAAAAGACGTTGAGTAGCTCGCTGACAATCAGGTATAGTGGTAATTGTCATGAACAGCGTCCCAGCCGGGGCCGGATGCTTCGCAACGGGACGTGACCTCTATTAGCCAGGGGGCTAACATGAGAATCGCAATTGCCGGAGTCGTTCTGCTGCTCCTGTGCATGTCGATGACACACGCCCAGCCCGAGGCGCAACCCCCGGCCGATCCCCAGACACCCGCCGCGCAGCAGGACCCGCAAGCCCCGCCTGCTGTCCCAGGACTTCCCAAGACCCTCGAAGAGTTTCAGGCCAGGATCGCCGAAAAGGCCACCGACCCAAAGGCCGCAGTGAAGCTGTGGTTCGACGCGGTCTTCGTGTACATGCTCCGGGACAAGGAACTCGGGCAGAAGATGATCCTGGAGATGGACAGGTATAAGGAATGGGACTCCAAGACGTTCCGCCTGTTCCGGGACCAGATTACCCGTCAGCCGTACATCATGTTCAGCTACCCCAAGGGCGCAACGCCCGAGAACAAGTACACCTTCGACCCTGACAAGTACGAACTGACTTTCCACGGGGAGCCCAACTTCAACCCGTACGCCGACACCGAGGAAGGCAAGTTCGTCAAACTCTTCGTGAAGTCCAACGGCGCCGATATGCCGCGCCCAATTACAATGCAACGGAACGCCAAGGGTGAGTACAAGTTCTACGAGTTCAGTTCCATTTTCGTCGGCGTTCGTCCTCCCGTGATGCCCAAGATCTTTGGAGAGAGCGTGCCCCAGAGCGTGGACCCGGTCTGGGTTGCAAGGCACTGGATCCAGGGGATTCTCATGTACCACGCGGGGCAGAAGGAAGAGGGCCTCGCGCAGATGAACTCGGTTATGAAGGAGCCGACGAACGACAGGTTCCAGAGCTTCCCCGGCATGGCCATGGGTTCGGACAAGACCCACATCTGGCGCTCCTATGTGAAGGGCACCAGCCCTGAGAACCAGTACAAGGTGGACGACATCTCCGCCATCGAGATCGAGACTTACTACCAGGACGGAGAAGCTCCCACCGATACCAGCACCAGCCTGCGCATGTTCGTGCGCAGTTCCGGCGCCGACAGCGCGCGACCGCTGAAGATGGAGAAAGATGATCGCGGCGAGTGGCGCGTCAGCGAGTTCAGCAGCCTGTGCGTTGGTGTGCGGCCGCCGAAGGACCCGAACGCCGACAACTTCTAGGCCCGGTTACGGCAGAGGCAAACTATACGGCGCCCCGACTGGGGCGCCGTATAGTTTT includes the following:
- a CDS encoding Gfo/Idh/MocA family oxidoreductase, producing the protein MSREVRVGLVGYNFMGRAHSNAYRQVPFYFPEVRAVPVMKVLCGRTKDRLEMFAKQFQWQETETKYERLLERDDIDLVDITSPNNQHVEMVIAAAKAGKHVFCEKPLATNLADAKKALKAVQDAGVLHMLCHNYRRAPACSLAKKMIENGDLGEIYHWRALYLQDWLMSPSTPMMWRVQKKIAGSGSLGDLMAHSIDMALWLLGGIEEVACTMKTFIKKRPKLAQVDTGLGGKAAEGAPMGTVDVDDGVITLAKFANGALGTFEATRFAAGRKNYNWFEVNGSKGSVVFNLETMNELLYYNAGDPEDRLGFRVIQATADCHPMMSHPAGGPRYWPVAHIIGYEHTFINTVADLMNNIADGEMPWPNFEDGCKTQAVLEACTIADKSKKWEKVPKV
- a CDS encoding sugar phosphate isomerase/epimerase, which encodes MKIGSLSAAWSAQPLEEVLDFFAGAGLQAVELGAGAYPGNAHCNAAELNKNAKKREALAKAVESRGMVISALSVHGNPLHPNEAIAKEHHDAWREAAKLANSLGVKCINGFSGLPGGAPGDKVPNWVVAPWPEDHLAALNYQWDVAAKYWKAEAKIMEKMDVCFCFEMHPNFLVYNPETLVKLREVAGSDRICANFDPSHLFWQGIDPSAALRWLGEKAKGARSFIQHFHAKDSLVYQWNAKVNGVLDTKHYGDEINRGWIFRTVGYGHDAGVWKDMLSTLRMVGYDGVLSIEHEDSLMSSNEGFLKAIAFLKEAAIFEERGEMTWA
- a CDS encoding pentapeptide repeat-containing protein, with product MIRSVPGVLLFALTLTPLICAAQELAGLSPATVRAMAADGKDLSGSSLSGLDLSALQLANARAVQTNWTNAILRGATFRLVDMQDARFDEVIARGAVFDGCVLVNATLRHADLSGAQFLNAQLAGADFTGSRLRGAEFEGCTYSRTGGFHAGAVAAALGALSAGEQLTGAQTLSADLAAGLTGEPFAFVYDTEDPTRWPMAPFTESPVRAAAMTAGHNAKAIYDASPADALQTLTRSLKAGKICLLPVSLQGEEMSGSDFDRAFWGAAVAYNDNVKPPRIVVIVPPFGKREYEPGDLVSRWSGPWPTLEPAGAERSQAKFPLYVLTRGPESRSMRTTVLWALEQAIAMVREPRTYATLVPGLAGLKRLAGDLQLASQPETDPGFLARLAPWSGRPRDLLISARKAAADFLDAASAQMLEADRPLLNQAAGLYRGEAQILEENFPALNGEQGAPLEVQRQSFAKAAAVINEAVRIESTAAEVLEQVGKQ
- a CDS encoding NAD(P)H-hydrate dehydratase — translated: MKLVTAEQMRKIDAATIDKYGIPGILLMENAGVQVADAVRELIREMPGARVVVVCGKGNNGGDGLVAARHLTNDGTNVRVALLCNGADMAGDAAANFRIARNMGVAITENADLEAVRAMLGRADIVVDAILGTGISGEVHGLPRAAIEAINDSGASVVSADIPSGINADTGQVAGVAVIADITVTFGAIKLGLVQHPGATFCGSLRLAEIGIPRSLTFSTTISANLVTEPIASFLLPARADDIHKGDAGRLLVLAGSVGMTGAAALCAQAAMRTGAGLVTVGCPESLNDILEEKCTEAMTVPLPETLERSLSTAATARILELAERSDAVALGPGLSQNPETFALVRELVPSITVPLVLDADGLNALEGSPQAIASRSAPTVITPHPGELARLMTSTIEAVQENRVDAARRAARETQAVVLLKGAASVIAQPSGEVWINTTGNSGMASGGMGDVLTGMVGALLAAGAGPESAAIAGAYYHGLAGDAAGKDGERGLVASDVLKSIQEVLPD